CGACAACATGGTACCGATAAGGTTCTGTTGACATATATATCACAATTTCTTGATGCCCTCGGGGCATCCATATCCCAAATGCTGCATTCCATGAATGTCCAAGAAAAAATCAATTCGAATATTACAGAAAAAAGACATCACAGGTGTGATTCTGCAAGAATAAATTGCTTCTCAAAGAAAAAGATCTTACTTTGAAGTTAAGACAATAACAGCGCACTAAAGACATTAAAGCAAATGAGAAAGGCAAGTACTCAGAAGGGTTTAAATGCAggccagttggtacattgtaacttgaaaaaaccagtcacaaaagtcAAGGAAGAAGAGAAGGTGCTGAAGTTGAACGAAGCAGGCTGATCAACTGGATGCAAGAAACTCGAGGTCATGCTGCACGTGCATAAATTGAGCCACAGCATCAAAAAGTGTGAAATTCTCTGTCAAACTAGTGTATTTTTTATTATGGACAAAAAGGTAACCATTCTGCGCCAAATACGCATGAGTGTTTTCTACACAGCATCTAATGGGCCACGTAGAAAAACAAGCGATTGAGTAGTGCACAATGTCTAAGCTCTGCACGATGTCCAAGGCCATTTCAGGAGCCATTGGAACCGTGTGCTTTGCTTCAGCATTACGTAAAACAGCCTACTATATGAATTATCTGAGAATTAGTGTGCCAATTTTTCAAGACAGCTATATAGTACTCCTCATGCAACCTTAGTTGGAGGGCCCTCTTTAATTTAATGCACCATTATCTTGCTCTGACTCTGCCACATTGTTATGTGCGTCTTCTATTAGGCTGAAAATGAACTTGGCGAGCTGAGCTAGCTACACAGCTAAATCTCATTTGTTTGTCTTACAGGAGCCTTCATCAAGGCAATATTTTATTGCTTACCGTCAGTACTGTTACAAATTTTCCTTGCTAAGAATGACATATCCTTTGTGTGCAACCTATTTGTAGCCCCAGCCCTGAAATAAAGTGAGAACAACATCAGAGCTATAGCTACGAGTCATGCATAAACTTTTCTATGACTATATTTGGAAAAAGTAAGCTGAGATTTCTTTGCAAAAGGCCGGACTGCACTGAAAACAGTAGGAGACAAGATTGCAATTTCAACTTTGTATActgtgtttaataataataataataataataacttgtttatttcggttCACGAAATACAAAAACCGAGGACATACAGGCTAAAGGTGTTGCAAACACCTGACAAGGGTCTGTAGTCCTGGACACTGACAATCACCGGCAAACAGCAACAGTTTTAGAAATTTTGCGCAGAAGCCATCCACAATCAAAACAAAGTCAAAGCCTAGGAGACAGCTTAAAAGTAGAATGTACTTGCATGAAGGAAAGAAGTATTAGGCATAAGAATGAAAATGTATTAGAAAACACAAGGGTGGAATTTGTGTCATTCACCTAGGAAGCTAGCATTGCATGAACTTTGTTTTTAAAAGTGTTTCGTGCGTGGTTTTCAAGTGCTAAATCTAGAATTCCGCAGTAGGTGTTTAATAAATTAGGTATCTGACAGTTTAGCTTCTGAAAAACCATAATTTGTACGGGGCTTATACGTATGGTAATTGTGTCGCCGGAAATTATAAGCTGAGCTTAATATAGATATTGTTGCTCGAAATCATGTTTATTTACTGTAACAAGACTCTTAATATACATTGCTAGTTTCTTCTTGTAACTTTGTTGCATGGTTAACAAATTATACCAGGAAAAAGGATCGGATGTGCACTTAGAGAAGGGTAAGTTTGCTATGGCATGAACGGCTCGCCTCTGCAAAGTGAAAATTTTGTTACGGTTTGTGGTGGTCGTAGTACCCCATGCAAGTAAACCACAGTACATGTACGAATGAAAAATGGAATAATAAATTTAAATTTTACCTTCTCTGGTAACAGGTTTTTAAATTTGTTTAGTACGCCTACAGATCGGGCTATCTTTGGGCGAATATATTCCATGCGAGTTGTCCAAAGAAGGTGCTGTTCAAACATGACGCCTAAGAATTTTATTGATGTTTTTTGAGTAAGACGATTGTTTTCAAATGTGACAAAGAAGTTGCTATCTACTTTCATGTTTCTTTCAAGTACACATCTACTTTCAAGTACACAAACAAAATACAGCTCTTTGCAGACAATGTCATATATTAATTTTGCACAAACATATGCCTGCTGCATGTGCTATGCTGCACTCAATATGAGCTGCAACTCAAAATTAGTGGTAAGATCTCAATTCACAAAGCAGTACGAACCCACCATGCTGAAAATTTCTGCATTTAATGGACAATAAAAGTAAGAAAATTTAATAAATGTGTGAAAAGTTGGGTGCTTTGTTTTAAGATACATAGATTTGGTATAAAGTGGGAACCATGGTTCGTTCACTGTGGACACATTGCAGGTCATATCAAGTGCAATAGTACATAAAAACAAAGGCATGCAAACATATTACAAGCATTAAAAGCAAGCAGAGATGCACAACACACACAGCAATTGTGTGAAAATGTGCCATGATTTATGGACTACAGTCGACAGGCAGTGTATTTTTACTAGATTGTCTGTGCCTGGTATACATTCCACTGGACGCAGTTGTAGAAATATGTTCATTGCATTCATCCCCAGAAGTGCACATATTGTGGCAAACATGCCTCTTTTCAGAGGAATCACAACTGTTACTCACGTATGCTTCACTATCTTCCTTACTGTGGCACGAGGCTCCCAGCAGTACATACAATGTGGAAGTCAGTTGCCTATGATTGGCCACATGTGTTATTTTCACTCGAAAGACAAGTCAGGGGAATGCTATTCCACAAAATCAAGATTCCAACTAGTGCCACTAAGCAAGCATAAAAACCAGTCAGTTGTGCAATGGTGACAGAATTGTACAGTGCAAGTTCAACCATAGAAAAAACTATAATAATGAGAATCATGTTGCACAGTAGGACATGCTATGGGCACTTTGGAAACAAGAATAATGCATAGTCTACACCTGTTGATCATCCAAGAAGCACAAAATATTAACTCTTAACACAAATAGATTGTAGATTCTATAGAAGAAATAATACTAACTCAGACAACTTTTAATTCCAGTAAAGATAACTTTACTTCTAATGGAcaataaaaccaaaaccaagaaTTCAGcaccaaaaagttttttttcaaaaatggtacTTAATTTTCAAGTTTTACAGTGCTGTATTATTTCTCTGCTGAGGGCAGAGGGACTGCAAATGTATCACCCtaagccatcatcatcatcatcagcctgactacacccactgcaaggcaaaggcctcacccatttctctccaattaaccctgtcctttgcaagctgttCCCTCCCCATgcttgcaaacttcctaatctcatccacccacctaaccttctgccgcacccttctacgcttgccttctcttggaatccactcctttacccttaagtaccagcagttatcttgccttcgcattgcacgccttggccaagcccatttctcccccttgatttcgactgggatgtcatcaacacacgtttgttctctcacccactctgcctgcttccggtctcttaacgttacacctatcattcttcctTCCATGGCTTGTTCTGTTGTCCTGAACTTaaactgaactcttttcgttagcctccacatttctgtccCACAGGTGAGTGCCGGTGaaatgcagctgttgtatacttttgatGAATgtcggtaacctgctattcatgatctgagagaacctgccatatgcacttcaccccattcttatccttctagttacttccctctcattaCCCGGATCAGCtgacactacctgccctaaggagattcctttaccacttccagcacctcactgccaattgtgaactgctgttcacttgctagactgttgaacattattttgattttatgcatgtcaatttttagacccaccattcttttctgtctgtctaactcattgatcatgctttgcagttcatctcctgagtgactcagcaaggcaatgtcatcagtgaatcgcagattatttaggtattctccatttactcttattcccaactgttctcaatttAGGCCTCGAAAtaactcctgtaaacaggcggtgaaaagcattggcgagatcatgtctccttgcctgacacctttccttatcaaaattttattgctgactttatggagggctatagtagctgtgcagttgctgtatatatcttccagtattttgacataaggctcttctacaccctggttacgcaatgcctgtatgactgctgaggttcccactgagtcgaatgctttctcataatcaatgaaggctatatatagaggttggttatattctgtgcatttctctatcagctgattgatagtgtgaatatgatctattgtggaatatcctttacggaacccagcctgatcatttggttgattaaagtctaaggttgccctgactctattagtcaTTACCTTAAtactaaataccttgtaggcaacagacagtaagctcatcggtctgtaacttttcaagtccttggcgtcttccttTTTACGAATTAAGAATAtctttgcattcttccaagcttctggtacggttgaggtcattaggcattgcatatacagggtggctagtttttctagcacgatgtcccctccatccttcaacagatctgctgttacctgatcctccccagctgcttttccctttccattgctcctaaggctgtctttacttcctctttcattactggcaggatgacacattgctgtgcgctactgtttctatcattaacgctctgattacattcgcTACTGTACTGGTTTGTGTAaagctcttcggctacgttaactatcttatccatattgctaatggcattgccctccttgtctcttaacgcatacatctggtttttacctatgcctagttttctctttatcgctttcaggctacctccattctttagagcattctgattctctccataataaacttccttatgtcagctagCTTGCCTAATCCAATAGCCAAAATGTCAATCATGCTGCAGGCGCCTTCGTTTTGGAAGGGGTTTCAAGGAAGAGCACCCCTTTGTTGGTGAACTTCGAACATGGATACCAGAACATTCTGGCACACTGCTTGCTAACCTAGCAAAAGCATTGTCTACCAATTCACTCACTTCAGACAGCACTTCGTTATCGTGGCACTGAAAAAGAATAGAATTACACTTCTCCCAATGTTCAAGAACTTTTCGGTGCAGTGCCGAGGGCGTTCTGCTTATACCAAGTTCAGACACCGTAGTCCCCGAGGTCAGCTCCGTAACACTGGTTTGTTCTGTACTAGCATCACCAAAGTCTGTTTCTCTTTGTTGTGTGCACTGGCTCAATGTTACGTGTGGCCCATTGAGATATTCATGAGGCAGTGACAGGAAAGTCCTGCCGTCAACAAATTTAAAAACTGTGCAGAAATGTTTGCCGGGTCACTTGTGCTTACAAAAATCGAGGCATGTGCGTGAGGGCTTGTTGAAGTCAACAATGTGCGATGCATCAGTCCTCTCGGAGTGAACGGAAAATGTCCCATTGATGGGAAGCTCAGCTACATCAGCACGGGTGTATTCTTCAGCATTTACAAGCCTCCTCAACATGTGCTTAATAATGTTTGAGGGCGTCCATGCAAATATGTACGGATATTTTCATTGTACTCTCTATATAGCACTGACTGCCTCATCTCTGACTCCATCAATTTTTTCTTACCCTCTGGCAAGTAAGAGTAAACAAGGATTGTAATAAGAGAAGTAAGGGAACGCTTCCCGCTCGCGCTCTTTACATAATGAGCCTTGAGCACTCTGTTCTGAGCTTCAATCCCATTGTTCGTGGTAAGCACGACATCAAATTCAAGCCGGTAGTATAAAACCCACAGCTCTTTCACAGACAGCCACACTGAAAATAAGTTTGGAACTTTTCATTTCTCCAGTACTCTGAAGTCATGAGAGCTTCCAGTGAATTCTCAAATTCATCTTGATTAGAAGCCTTGGCAATGTACTTCATAAAATTAAGGCCATCATCAGGATTTGACACACCATTTTCTTTTCTGTGGAGCCATCTCTGCCACGCCTGGCCCTTGTGGAAATCACAGATGGATATGTTACTTTGAAAAACTTGGTGGATGGCACCCATCTCTGCCTGACAGTAATCCACCGTCCAGTATTGTGGAGGCAGATTTTCACACCATTGTTTGAACACATTTAAAGCCTCAGCTATGCAACAAGCGGTTTCAAACTGCACAATGAACACACCAGCAGTTGCGGAGCCTACTGGTGTTTTGACTACAAGAAAAAGTGGCAATGCGTAGTCACTGGTGTTATGGGTAGAGTCCAAACAAACGACTGCAGTTCCATACTTTAGGAGCATGTTTTTCATAAACTTTGATTGGAAACAAAAAGCAATGTCTCCTCACACTCACTGGCAGCATTCTCTTCCATGTCACCAGACATGCTACAACCTGCATTCTTGCTAGCTGAATATGGCCGATACACTACTGAACTTTCAGGTAGCTCAGACTGGATTTTTTTATCAGACTACCTGCATTTGTTTGGTCGACAGTGCTAAACCAGTTTCTTCTAAGAGCAGCTTGGATGTGGTTGCTGATGTCCTTAGCAGTAGAGAAAAATGCCCTGCAGCTGCTGTCAGGTATTTCATCAGTCGAGAAATACATGCCTATGCAAACACTTTTTGACATCCGACACAGATGTGATCCCTTCTCTGACTAACAGGGTTATACGTTCAGCTAAGCTCTTATCCATGGTTTCGCTGAACCCTTCAATGTTGCCAAATCCATGGTTCGTGTGGCTAGTCCTGGCAGCAATGGCAACGTCAATTCTCTTCTCAGAGACTGCTGCTTCACTTCCTTGCAGCCGGCTAATCTTGGCAGATTTTAATTTCTGCTCTTTTATCCGCCCACATGGCTGAAGTTTGATCGGGAATTCTGTTGTCTTCAGCCTTGGCTGTAGTGTTGAGGAGCATAGCACGGCATCATAAAAGCACCACTCGCTTATGTCCCTGCGGTGGAAAGCTCCGGAGCtagctgagcggggttaagaatTTATCGAAATACGAGAGAATATTTGAATTGCTCTTGAGAGAAGTGAAAGTCACTATAAAATTTTACActtacctccatcgaaacgcggccgtgagacagatattgcgccatttcatttcccccaaaaccaattttcaaagacgccgccatcttgtcatGCACGGCGGGTGAAATGCCGCAGCCAAAGCTGTTGCGCACAAACACAATAAATGTTAAAATTCCTAAGGACATATAGCATAAATAAATATTTTCTATTTTTCGCTTCGCATTACGCTACCAATTCATAAGCCGTATGTCAGTCTGTCATCGAGGCGGCGCGCGCCGAAAATGCGTGACGGCCACCGCTGCTGCATCCATTTGTTTTTTGTTCCTACGAGGTGGTGGTTGTGTAGTGTGGCGCGCGGTTTGATTACGACGTTAGGCAAGCCCACGCCTGACTGCAGCCATTTGTTTTCCTCTGAGTTGGGTACTAGGATTTCGTCCTGAAGCCGGCAACAGCACATATTTCAAAGGTAAGCGCTAATCTTACTGTTTTGACCTCGACGCATTTGCTGCCATGCCCAAAGTGAAATGCAAATCCTGGTCAGTTCGTGCTGGCAGGAGAATAACTGAAAAATCGTTTTCGCTACTTCAAGAATGCGAGAACGCGACGGAGCAGCGAGGGCCGGCATCGAGAGCACTTGAAAGCACACGTGCGGTCACAACGCATCGCCCACTTGGGAATCTCTTGTCGACCAGCATTGAGAGCAAGCTTCTAATGTACCCATTGTTGGCTCGGTACAGATCGGCACCCCGTCCTCGGGAAATCTGAGAATATTAATTCAGGGTGAGACCGTTTGCGATCTCTTATGTTCCAGCCAGTGTTGGAGAGGCATACACGAAGCACAACCGTCTTCTGCACCTAGCAGCGAGGAACAGGCTGAAGCAGCTTTGTGTTGCAAAATGACTGTGATTCAAGCTAGGATTCCTGCACGCATTCTGCACCTAGCAGTGACTCTAAAAGCGGCAGTGAGCATCGAAATACTTGCACTTATAATTTTGCCTTATGGGTAGTTTTTAGTTCAGGTAAcaagaaatttttttaacaatGGACTATTTCCTTTTCGCATAAGAACAGGAAATGGGCTTCCACTGCCAGCTGCTGCTTTTATAGGTTTTACCCTACAATACTACTTCTATGCATTTCAGATGGCGTTCGCCATAGTCGAGTTCACAGAAACTGTAGAGGTGGAAGTGTTCCCCTCAACGTGGATTGAAGGTGATATCTGCTGCTGGCCAGGTGGCAAAGCTGATAGCGTCAACAAGCTTGTGAGAACATCAGCAAAGCCACAAGACAACTGGGCACAGCATCCAGTTGAAGTAAAAGGTGTATTCTGTAAGTTGTGGGATGATTCATTAGTGTTGATCTCAAGTTACCTAAGGCTCTTATACCAGCCAATGAAAATGCATGTAATAACCTGTATGCATGTACCTTAGCTATTTGTGAATATCTCTGAACAATAGTGGTCATTGGGAACAATTGTGTAGCCGATAAACATCTAGCTGTGCACAAACTGGCATGCATAATATATAATGTACTATTTTTCTACAACTATGCTCACCCTTACTTTCTTTATACAAATGTGTGTAGGCAATAAATAATAACAGCTAGGCAGGAAAGTTGGTGATACATGTTCCAGCACTTGTCCTGTTTTTCTCCCCTTTCGTCTGTGTTTTTCGCATGTTAATTGTTCTTGAACAATAAATAAGTTCGCCATTGTGGCTCAGTGATTaaagtgctcggctactgacccgaaagacgcaggttctatCTCTGCTGTggaggtcacatttcgatggaggtgaaatgctagaggttcATGTGGGAtgtcaggtggtggaaatttccagagccctccactaaggcctaagtcactttggaatgttgaaccccataaaccagACCAGACTAGCAATAAACAATCTGTATTTAGCTACTGTGTTATGGAAAAATTTACTGAAAATGATCCTGCTTTCTTTTAAGGCTCATATGAGAATGCAAGGATGCGGCTCGAAAGGTCCCAATTCACATCAGACCTTGCCACAAGTGATGATGAACAGCCAAGACGACCAGTCCACAAGCCAAAGCGCCTCATTGATTCTGACTCTGATCAGTCCCCGTCGCCCCCCCAAAAAAGGCCCAAGAAGCCGGCACCAGCTGTGCTCCAGCCTTACCCTCAGCCACCTGCAAATTTTCCGTCTTCCAGTATCTCACGTGAGTCTTGTCCACATATGTCAGCTTAGCTGCCAAATGTTTGGTTGTGTTCTCTTCTTTCAAATGCATTAGTATATATGCATCACTCATTGGGAATTGCctgtgactgctaaataatttataatagaatttattgatgctgtttcagtttcaccaACCGAGCATTGTCTCTGACGTGTTTAGGTCgtatgaggcatgaaaaaaatgaaGTATAATTGTTGATACATCGTTCTAATTCACTATAatgcttaagccagcctgctttAAGATTTGGAAACGACAGCATATCAGTGGTTTCATTGCAGCacttttcatgcctcacataacCAAAACACTTCTTACATGTCAAAGCCATTGTTCGATGAATGAAACCGAATCAGCATATGAGAAATTCACTtcaaaattatttagcagccataggCAGCTTTGTGGTTTCTGTGTACGGACTTGTAATGAATGATTGGTGTTATATTGGGGTTCTATGTGATTTATGCTAATCTGTCATCCGTCTAAGTTAAAGGACAACCACacttttttagaattttgttgaaatttaaggattcaaatctatatagaCTGTAGGCAAAGCATGCTAAGTTATTTTGCGCTAGCATTGAAAATGGCAACATAATTGATGATTAAAGCTCAAGCTTTTTCCTCACAGCACTGGACAAGTGCTGCGAAGCTCGGAATGACGTCGTGGATTTTAAGATTTGTTATTTCTGCTGCATTCACTCAGAGCTTGCCGTGCATCGTCAGATGCTGCCAAGCAACGCTTTAAAGGCTTTGCTATTGGACGTGCTCTgttttccttcaaagcaagcgCTTCTACTTCGAAAATGCACCAGCAACTTAGATGTCATCGTGTGCCCCCACCCGGTGCTGTCTGTTTTAATCGGTGGTTATGTCACTAtgtcaaatgctagcccaaaaagaCTGTGTGCTTTGCCTACAAGTTTCGCACATTTGTCCTATTTAAGCTCGTCGAAATCTAAAACTGCAATTGCCCTTTAGTATACTTACTAGTACAAATGATTCAAAATTAAGCCACTTTCTTGATCATCTTTAGTTATAGTGAGCTTTCCTGTAATAAGCATTTCCTCAGAAACTACTCCATAATTTTTCTAGTCATCATTTCGTGCTCTTATTTTCACAGCTCTCTGGAAATCAGGAGTGAAGACTTCAAGACCGGGAGTCTTGagtgaagaaaataaacagtattcaataaaaaaatttcaaaaatgtaTTTTTCCTTGCCATTTCAAGTTTATTGTGTATGCACTAAGCAATAGTGTGATGCTGTATACCTCTCTCAGGTTTACAACCATGGTGCAGTTGTGAAAGAATGTGTTGCAATTTCTTCTGAAAAACTGAGAACTGCTTATAATGTTGGTTTTTTTTAATGGATCTGACAGTGTAAATGATATCTTTCACAACACAGTGCCATTGTCCTGCAAGAAACCTTATCTTGATGATCGATAAGGTTTTGGTGGATGTCAGCAGATGTCAGTAGGACATTGAAAGGAAGCTTGAACTGTGTCCTGACGTAGTTGATAGGATATCCTCTCGTCATCTCTGAGGGTGCCCCTCGGACATTTTGTGGATGTCCATCCTTATCAAACCGAGTGTCCAGAGGATGTCCATATGACATCATATGGGCATTCATGGACATCATGCGGACATCTGATATCTTCAGGTCAATATCATGTGGATGTCCAAAAGATATCACTTGGTTCGCTgggcgggcacctgaaccacgccctaagagaatggataaaggagggactgacagaagaaagaggtaccgtagtggagggctccagaataatttccaccactccTGGGGGTCTTTGACgtacattgacatcgcacagcacacgagcgcctttgcgtttcacctccatcgaaacgcggccgccacggtcgggttcgaacccgggtactccggatcagtagccgagcgcccggcctaaccactgggccaccgtggCCCCCAAAGCAATTGTTAATGGTTTGGCTTCTTCTAGCGGCTCGAAAGCCTAGTGGCGAAGGTTGCCTTAACAACCTTCTAACAGCTAACATTTACAGATAGCTAACAAAGATAGCACGAAATGCATTTTGAagtatttttttaatatttcctacAGAATACTGTATATTCTTTATTCTCAGTTCGCGGAATTGAAATATTTCGCCGCAGAAAGTAATCGCATGATGGGACCAGTCCGCCCTCTCTTACGTCCTTATACGTGTGAAACAAGTAGCACGTATATATGTTTCACAAGGCAGCAGTGGGAACCAGTTGGTTGTACATGTTTGATATCAAAAATATATATGACTAACTGGCCCTCATAACGCGCGAAGCGAAGCTAGAGCGCAGAGATGTGACAACGGCTGATGAGTTTGCTTGAATACACTGAACTGAACATGCATGGAAAGCACGTACCCCTTTCTCAATAAACGCAGTTGTCAGTGCTGTGTATATACACTGTTTTGTCTCGACAACTACTAGTGTAGCGCGTTAATTTGATAAAAAGAATATCCCACTGAGTGTAAATATAGGAGTATATATATTCGGTCTGACGTACGAATACAAGACTGCTGTTTTGCGATGGAGCCACATTAACAAGTTCTTGGAGCACGTTGGCCTCCTCAAATTTttcagcgccgttttttttttctttttttgccctgTGAAGCTTTCCTTGTAGCAATACTATATAGCATGTCTTAGATAGAATAATGTAGTATATTGCATATTTTCATGCGCCACAGCATATCCTGGTACTCCGGTTATGTGGCTTTGCCGCAAAGCAGAACTGGCATGCGGCGAATGAGCACATCAGGACGAAGACGCACCATTAGTGAACCACTTCAACTGCTTCACTGCGAGTTTATTTCTAACATGCTAGTACAATAATATAATACAGGCAATACCCAAATAAAAAGTTAGTACGTACTGGGTTGTCACTTTTCCAGAATTCTTCTCCAAACATGCAGACCTTTACCGTTTCTTTGGTCACATTGTAAACGGTACGCCAAGACCAATTTTGTGTCCAGTAGCCACTTTGAATGTGCAAATTTCTGAGGTAGCGTCGCAGAATGAGCTCCTGCCGTTCAGGGTCGTCGCTCATCGCTACGCGAAAAGTTGCAGGCGAGGCTCGTTGCTTGGCAGAACGGCGCGAAATGGCAAAACGGCACGAAAAGTTGCAGACAAGGCGCCtcgctttctgtttcttttttttagaaaaaccATGATGCCATAATCACGGTTGCTGACGTTTAGTCACGTGAAAAATTCGAGGCCCCGCCCTAGCCGGATTTGTTGCAAAAACAGCCCATGGAGGAATtgccccggttcgaacccgaccgcggcggctgcgtttttatggaggaaaaacgctaacgcgcccgcgtgctgtgcgatgtcagtgcacgttaaagatccccaggtggtcgaaattattccggagccctccactacggcacctattcctttcttctttcagcccctcctttattcctttccttacggtgcggttgaggtgtccaacgatatatgagacagatactgcgccatttcctttccccaaaaaactattattattattattaattgc
The genomic region above belongs to Amblyomma americanum isolate KBUSLIRL-KWMA chromosome 9, ASM5285725v1, whole genome shotgun sequence and contains:
- the LOC144103542 gene encoding uncharacterized protein LOC144103542; its protein translation is MAFAIVEFTETVEVEVFPSTWIEGDICCWPGGKADSVNKLVRTSAKPQDNWAQHPVEVKGVFCSYENARMRLERSQFTSDLATSDDEQPRRPVHKPKRLIDSDSDQSPSPPQKRPKKPAPAVLQPYPQPPANFPSSSISPLWKSGVKTSRPGVLSEENKQYSIKKFQKCIFPCHFKFIVYALSNSVMLYTSLRFTTMVQL